One segment of Thermococcus profundus DNA contains the following:
- a CDS encoding arginase family protein — MVTFIPFGEKPNREGVEYALRLLLREGLIDEGEVRKLEARNVAQLKDKLERDCCYIVGEHLATYAVVEKLRPEAVLSVDAHTDLLHDYLDHGSWLAYALEERILERAGVVGPVLMIPTSRRTDLWTRRVRIYPALPRTKKVRGKWKTYINLTNHGVDGVLDDARRYLGEEIYLTVDLDVLRPEYRIARFQHGELTLDELLEVVEGIRKRFRITAFDLAEVSDRIKRSKLGREALIEVFSVLRG; from the coding sequence ATGGTGACTTTCATTCCATTTGGGGAAAAGCCAAATCGAGAGGGAGTGGAATACGCCCTCAGGCTCCTTCTCAGGGAGGGTCTAATCGATGAAGGAGAAGTCAGAAAACTAGAAGCCAGGAACGTTGCCCAGCTTAAGGACAAGCTGGAGCGGGACTGCTGCTACATCGTAGGAGAACATCTAGCAACCTACGCCGTGGTGGAAAAGCTCAGACCAGAGGCCGTACTCAGTGTGGATGCCCACACTGATCTCCTCCACGATTATCTCGATCACGGTTCGTGGCTGGCTTATGCTCTCGAGGAGAGGATCTTAGAGAGAGCGGGAGTTGTGGGACCTGTTCTCATGATCCCCACGAGCAGGAGGACCGACCTCTGGACAAGGAGAGTCAGGATCTATCCTGCTCTGCCGAGAACCAAGAAGGTCAGAGGAAAATGGAAGACTTACATCAACCTTACAAACCACGGGGTAGATGGAGTTCTGGACGATGCCAGAAGATACCTTGGGGAGGAAATCTACCTTACAGTGGATCTTGACGTTCTCAGACCGGAATATCGGATAGCGAGATTCCAGCACGGCGAACTGACCTTAGACGAGCTTCTTGAGGTAGTAGAGGGAATACGGAAGAGATTCAGGATAACGGCCTTCGACCTCGCGGAAGTCTCAGATAGGATAAAAAGATCAAAGCTGGGCAGAGAGGCCCTCATTGAAGTTTTCTCTGTACTAAGGGGGTGA
- a CDS encoding Sjogren's syndrome/scleroderma autoantigen 1 family protein — MTGPTDEEIRNVIMPLMLSGAKMLDKHCPKCGSPLFEKNGKVFCPVCEYRAKKRMERAKGVEERLLEKLNELAGSLPSDVEVLEKHLSAMEKIIDLIRKYRELEGEK, encoded by the coding sequence ATGACGGGGCCAACTGACGAAGAGATCAGAAACGTTATAATGCCTCTGATGCTCTCAGGGGCCAAGATGCTGGATAAACACTGCCCAAAATGCGGTTCTCCTCTATTTGAGAAGAATGGAAAGGTTTTCTGTCCCGTCTGTGAGTATCGGGCCAAGAAGAGAATGGAGCGGGCCAAGGGCGTGGAGGAGAGGCTCCTGGAAAAACTCAACGAACTTGCCGGCTCACTCCCCTCGGACGTTGAAGTTCTTGAGAAACACTTAAGTGCCATGGAAAAGATAATAGATCTGATTAGGAAGTATCGTGAGCTGGAGGGAGAGAAATGA
- a CDS encoding helix-turn-helix domain-containing protein, protein MKNRKVLKALEGGAKTLREISEETGIPEMEVRRYLLRFAEQGKVESFEKDGNIYWKLKEKKPEEEEFKYV, encoded by the coding sequence ATGAAGAACCGTAAAGTTCTGAAGGCTCTGGAAGGTGGGGCAAAGACCCTCAGGGAGATAAGTGAGGAAACGGGTATTCCCGAGATGGAAGTCAGGAGATACCTCCTCAGGTTTGCCGAGCAGGGGAAAGTGGAGAGCTTTGAAAAAGATGGCAACATATACTGGAAGCTGAAGGAGAAAAAACCCGAGGAAGAGGAATTTAAGTACGTCTGA
- the trmBL2 gene encoding HTH-type transcriptional regulator TrmBL2, with product MVKDRMVELLQEHFELNLYEARAYVALVGFGVLTPAELASVSEVPAPRTYDVLRSLEKKGFAISQPGKVNKYRPVHPENILEKFIEEWQERVKEELEAKKKAKEELLELMNPLIETEIPKYGVERVWVVRGIRNATLKTKEMFETVQEKLLLADDGYIAVNLEKDIIAAVDRGVKAQILVAENLLPRLKTSKLMDYAKKGKIELKVLDKFELPMLICDDEVFFALEDMAARYFNYETQIWIKDFRVRALFEAKFNEYWEKAKKA from the coding sequence GTGGTGAAGGACAGGATGGTAGAGCTCCTCCAGGAGCACTTTGAGTTGAACCTCTACGAGGCTAGGGCGTACGTGGCCCTCGTTGGGTTTGGAGTACTGACTCCAGCAGAGCTTGCCAGCGTCTCTGAAGTTCCCGCTCCGAGAACCTACGACGTTCTGAGGAGCCTTGAGAAGAAGGGTTTTGCCATAAGCCAGCCCGGCAAGGTCAACAAGTACAGGCCAGTTCACCCAGAGAACATCCTTGAGAAGTTCATCGAGGAGTGGCAGGAGCGCGTCAAGGAAGAGCTTGAGGCTAAGAAGAAAGCCAAGGAGGAGCTCCTTGAGCTCATGAACCCGCTTATCGAGACCGAGATACCGAAGTACGGCGTTGAGAGGGTCTGGGTTGTCAGGGGCATAAGGAACGCCACCCTTAAGACCAAGGAGATGTTTGAAACGGTTCAGGAGAAGCTCCTCCTGGCGGATGACGGTTACATAGCCGTTAACCTTGAGAAGGACATCATTGCCGCGGTTGACAGGGGTGTTAAGGCCCAGATACTCGTTGCCGAGAACCTCCTTCCGAGGCTTAAGACCTCAAAGCTCATGGACTACGCCAAGAAAGGGAAGATCGAGCTCAAGGTTCTCGATAAGTTTGAGCTCCCGATGCTCATCTGCGATGACGAGGTCTTCTTCGCCCTTGAGGACATGGCGGCCAGGTACTTCAACTACGAGACCCAGATATGGATCAAGGACTTCCGCGTCAGGGCGCTCTTCGAGGCCAAGTTCAACGAGTACTGGGAGAAGGCCAAAAAGGCCTGA
- the rgy gene encoding reverse gyrase, with protein sequence MKAIYREMCPNCLGRISDERLINKNPCDECLDEPVHADSYFELITAVRNALKVKGTLKEWERIYSLEKNLREIEGFFERATGFTFWSAQRTWVKRLLKGRSFSIIAPTGMGKSTFGAFMAVWHATKGKKSYIVVPTTPLVIQTVRKIQAVAERAGIEINLAYYHGNLRKKEKEEMLAKIQGEDYDILVTSAQWMARKFDEVLKGRHFDFIFVDDVDAFLKASKNIDRSLYLLGFNDDIIGKAWEIIKLKKQMSKYLNGRAQDREEKLKELNSEISRLQREIEEFKRENKIGIMIIASATGSARGDRIKLYRELLGFEVGSGRSALRNVVDSYLKPTRDIKGHVEELLTMLGKGGIIFTPIDQGLGYAEELVNYLRERGFRVELVSSKNKKAIERFENGEADYLVGSATYYGSLVRGLDLPHLIRYAVFTGVPKFRFSIDLERPTIYRALGLLSEIMDFLSDEDRKQAEKLHARLRRLIRNIPQFELLKIEEALAEGLPIENEFHNHVLGVFRELVEFLRKALHDEEVLKKLAEDPFVSLTEEEGKWYIEIPDVRTYIQATGRTSRLFAGGITKGLSVLIVDNEKVFNGLVRQMRWRFQEFKMVPFEELDLDEILKQIDEDREKVRLVMEGKISAKVKDLVKSALMIVESPNKARTIANFFGQPSKTRIGDLVAYEVSIGNMMLTILASGGHMFDLVTNEGYHGVIIQNDGNMLKFIPVYDTIKRCRDCGHQFVDWEQKGVCPRCGSTNVRDALDNVKAMRELAQEVDEILIATDPDTEGEKIAWDIRNVLSPYTPNIKRIEFHEVTRPAIMKAIQEARDVNEGRVNAQIVRRIEDRWIGFELSQELQRVFENRNLSAGRVQTPVLGWIIERYKEFSESETYFLGLTLENGLQFTVEIGKDGKEVEPPEYVTVEKVELEEKEFNPQPPYTTDAMLKDASTFLKLSAPETMRLAQDLFEAGLCVTPDTLVSLSDGRIMEIKEAVEGSEGNLLAVNGLKPKEAKALKFWEIDWNGPLKVIKLKNGHEIKATPDHGLLVMRDGKLGWVSAKNIREGDYVAFAYNTGHRGREEYTLLNLLIKLGITDVMVEVDEEYFNEKVAPIIKERIPTSTKYKYLRRYVLPLHLLQEWRIDDYETHVKSLYRQRAGSKPIPNFKLDERFWYVFGLVLGDGTLRNSKVLISQTPLKDVKSVLKEVFPFLYVFETTTQVGFSNSILAEVFRRLGAREGKLHPLVFGLREEYINAMIAGYFDTDGTFSILNGRKGPNFRAILTSKRGDVLRMLSVYLYQVGIMNYLRRDERTGVWDLIISNRSLEKFREKIYPYLRIRRRQFEEAYSVYRSSRRAFEEDLLPVASIFRKLKFRNGVKNRILKETGIDIWNWLKRLEGEIPRSKLAKVLEYAEEGPEKEFLKSLVEAGVTWVKVKEVEEEHYTGKLYDFTTTTENFLSNGAVSHNCTYHRTDSTHVSNTGIEVAKEYITQEVGEEYFKPRHWGEEGTHEAIRPTRPIDTGRLMQLVRDGIIQLPKNLTRNHYRLYDMIFRRFMTSQMKAAKLLMERAVIDAGVGKAELEGYVEIIEDGWTKLRSPNFRQLPRLKEGAKLKVVEAKKWKAPKVQLYSQGDIIAMMKERKIGRPSTYAKIVQTLLQRYYVFETRGRKKLVPTDKGIKVYHYLVTKYKDLVSEEKTRSLEEKMDLIEEGKLDYLKVLYDLYNEILCGVKGIGC encoded by the coding sequence ATGAAGGCGATCTATCGGGAAATGTGCCCGAACTGCCTCGGTAGAATCTCCGATGAAAGGCTCATCAACAAGAACCCCTGCGATGAGTGTCTTGACGAGCCCGTTCACGCCGATTCTTATTTTGAACTCATTACCGCGGTGAGAAACGCCCTCAAGGTGAAGGGCACGCTCAAGGAGTGGGAGCGGATTTACAGCTTGGAGAAGAACCTCCGCGAGATAGAGGGATTCTTTGAGAGAGCAACCGGCTTTACCTTCTGGAGCGCCCAGAGGACGTGGGTGAAACGACTCCTCAAGGGGAGGAGCTTCTCGATCATAGCCCCAACCGGGATGGGCAAGAGCACCTTTGGAGCTTTCATGGCGGTCTGGCACGCCACTAAAGGAAAGAAGAGCTACATAGTGGTTCCTACAACGCCCCTCGTTATCCAGACCGTCAGGAAGATTCAGGCGGTAGCCGAGAGGGCTGGAATAGAGATCAACCTCGCCTACTATCACGGCAACCTCCGGAAGAAGGAGAAGGAGGAGATGCTTGCCAAAATCCAGGGCGAGGACTACGATATCCTCGTTACCAGCGCCCAGTGGATGGCGAGGAAGTTCGACGAGGTTCTAAAGGGCAGGCACTTCGACTTCATCTTCGTCGATGATGTTGATGCCTTCCTCAAGGCTAGCAAGAACATAGACCGCTCCCTCTACCTCCTAGGATTCAACGACGATATCATAGGCAAGGCGTGGGAGATAATCAAGCTCAAGAAGCAGATGTCGAAGTATCTGAACGGCCGCGCCCAGGACAGGGAGGAGAAGTTAAAGGAGCTCAACTCCGAGATCTCGAGGCTCCAGCGCGAGATAGAGGAGTTCAAGCGCGAGAACAAGATAGGGATAATGATAATCGCCTCCGCCACAGGGAGCGCGAGGGGCGACAGGATAAAGCTCTACCGCGAGCTCCTCGGCTTCGAGGTCGGTTCAGGAAGGAGCGCGCTGAGGAACGTCGTCGACAGCTATCTCAAGCCCACCAGGGACATCAAGGGGCACGTGGAAGAGCTACTCACGATGCTAGGGAAGGGTGGAATAATATTCACCCCCATCGACCAGGGACTCGGCTACGCTGAGGAGCTGGTGAACTACCTCCGCGAGAGGGGCTTCAGGGTCGAGCTGGTAAGTTCGAAGAACAAAAAGGCGATAGAGCGCTTTGAGAACGGCGAGGCTGACTACCTCGTCGGCTCCGCCACCTACTACGGCTCCCTCGTCAGGGGGCTTGATCTGCCGCACCTCATACGCTACGCCGTCTTCACCGGCGTCCCGAAGTTCAGGTTTTCGATAGACCTTGAGAGACCCACCATATACCGCGCACTGGGTCTTCTCAGTGAGATAATGGACTTCCTGAGCGATGAAGATAGAAAGCAGGCTGAAAAATTACACGCCCGCTTGAGGAGACTAATAAGGAACATTCCGCAGTTCGAGCTCCTCAAGATAGAGGAGGCCCTTGCTGAAGGTCTGCCAATAGAGAACGAGTTCCACAATCACGTCCTCGGTGTCTTCCGCGAGCTGGTCGAATTCCTGCGTAAGGCCCTTCACGATGAGGAAGTTCTCAAAAAGCTCGCCGAGGATCCGTTCGTCAGCCTGACCGAAGAGGAAGGAAAGTGGTACATCGAGATTCCCGATGTGAGGACGTACATCCAAGCAACGGGGAGAACGAGCAGGCTCTTCGCGGGCGGAATCACCAAGGGTTTAAGCGTTCTCATAGTGGACAACGAGAAGGTCTTCAACGGCCTCGTCAGACAGATGCGGTGGCGCTTCCAGGAGTTCAAGATGGTGCCCTTCGAGGAGCTTGACCTCGATGAGATTCTGAAGCAGATAGACGAGGACAGGGAGAAGGTTCGCCTGGTCATGGAGGGCAAGATAAGCGCCAAGGTCAAAGACCTCGTCAAATCAGCCCTCATGATAGTGGAGAGTCCGAACAAGGCCAGAACCATAGCCAACTTCTTCGGCCAGCCTAGCAAGACAAGAATAGGCGATCTGGTTGCCTATGAAGTCAGCATAGGCAACATGATGCTGACGATTCTGGCGAGCGGAGGCCACATGTTTGACCTCGTGACGAACGAGGGCTACCACGGTGTCATCATCCAGAACGATGGCAACATGCTCAAGTTCATCCCCGTCTACGACACCATAAAGCGGTGCCGTGACTGCGGCCACCAGTTCGTCGACTGGGAACAGAAAGGTGTCTGTCCGCGCTGTGGTTCAACTAACGTCCGTGATGCCCTCGACAACGTTAAGGCGATGCGCGAGCTGGCCCAGGAGGTCGACGAGATTCTCATCGCAACGGACCCCGATACCGAGGGTGAGAAGATAGCCTGGGACATAAGGAACGTTCTCAGCCCCTACACCCCCAACATCAAGAGGATAGAGTTCCACGAGGTCACGAGGCCGGCAATAATGAAGGCTATCCAAGAGGCCAGAGACGTAAACGAGGGCAGGGTTAACGCCCAGATCGTCAGAAGGATAGAGGATCGCTGGATAGGCTTCGAGCTGAGCCAGGAGCTCCAGCGCGTCTTTGAGAACCGCAACCTCTCCGCCGGAAGGGTTCAGACTCCGGTCCTAGGCTGGATAATCGAACGCTATAAAGAGTTCAGCGAGAGCGAGACCTACTTCCTCGGATTGACCTTGGAAAACGGCCTCCAGTTTACGGTTGAGATAGGAAAGGATGGCAAAGAGGTTGAGCCACCGGAATACGTCACCGTCGAGAAGGTCGAGCTCGAGGAGAAGGAGTTCAACCCCCAGCCGCCTTACACTACGGACGCCATGCTGAAGGACGCTTCGACCTTCCTGAAGCTTTCCGCTCCCGAAACGATGAGACTTGCACAGGATCTGTTTGAGGCTGGTCTCTGCGTCACTCCTGATACTCTCGTTAGCCTTTCCGATGGAAGGATTATGGAGATAAAGGAGGCAGTCGAGGGATCCGAGGGGAACCTGCTAGCAGTTAACGGCCTCAAGCCGAAGGAAGCAAAAGCCCTTAAGTTCTGGGAGATTGACTGGAACGGGCCGCTCAAGGTCATCAAGCTCAAAAACGGGCACGAAATCAAGGCGACTCCAGACCACGGTCTCCTCGTTATGAGGGACGGCAAGCTCGGCTGGGTCTCCGCTAAGAACATCAGGGAGGGAGACTACGTTGCTTTTGCCTACAACACTGGGCACCGTGGAAGGGAGGAATACACGCTCCTCAACCTCCTGATAAAGCTTGGGATAACCGATGTAATGGTTGAGGTGGATGAGGAGTACTTTAACGAGAAGGTTGCCCCGATAATCAAGGAGAGAATCCCAACGAGCACCAAGTACAAATATCTCCGCAGGTATGTCCTTCCACTTCACCTTCTTCAGGAGTGGAGAATTGATGACTACGAGACCCATGTTAAGTCTCTCTACCGCCAAAGGGCCGGCTCAAAGCCCATACCCAACTTCAAACTCGATGAGAGGTTCTGGTACGTCTTTGGCCTCGTCCTTGGGGATGGGACTCTAAGAAATAGCAAAGTTTTGATCTCGCAGACTCCTCTGAAGGATGTCAAATCTGTACTCAAGGAGGTTTTCCCGTTCCTCTACGTCTTTGAAACGACTACTCAGGTCGGCTTCTCGAACTCGATCCTCGCTGAGGTCTTCAGGAGACTGGGAGCAAGAGAAGGGAAGCTCCATCCGCTCGTGTTTGGACTGCGTGAGGAGTACATCAACGCAATGATTGCTGGCTATTTTGACACGGACGGAACCTTCTCGATCCTCAACGGCAGGAAGGGACCGAACTTCAGGGCGATTCTGACCTCGAAGAGGGGCGACGTTCTCAGGATGCTCAGCGTTTACCTCTACCAGGTCGGCATCATGAACTATCTCAGACGGGATGAGCGCACCGGAGTCTGGGACTTGATAATAAGCAACAGAAGTCTTGAGAAATTCAGAGAGAAAATTTACCCATACCTCAGAATTAGAAGAAGGCAGTTTGAGGAGGCGTATTCCGTTTACAGGTCATCGCGGAGAGCCTTTGAGGAGGATCTGCTCCCGGTCGCCTCAATCTTTAGGAAGCTGAAGTTCAGAAACGGCGTTAAGAACAGAATTCTAAAAGAAACCGGAATTGACATTTGGAACTGGCTCAAGCGTTTGGAGGGAGAGATCCCACGGAGCAAACTCGCTAAGGTGCTTGAATACGCAGAGGAAGGACCGGAAAAAGAGTTTCTCAAGTCACTCGTCGAGGCGGGTGTTACCTGGGTTAAAGTGAAGGAAGTTGAAGAAGAGCACTACACGGGAAAACTCTACGACTTCACGACAACTACTGAGAACTTCCTTTCCAACGGTGCAGTCTCCCACAACTGTACCTACCACAGAACAGACAGCACCCACGTCAGCAACACCGGTATAGAGGTCGCCAAGGAGTACATAACCCAGGAAGTAGGAGAGGAGTACTTCAAACCGCGGCACTGGGGCGAGGAAGGCACCCATGAGGCCATAAGACCGACTAGGCCAATAGACACCGGCCGCTTGATGCAGCTCGTCCGCGATGGGATAATCCAACTCCCCAAGAACCTCACCAGGAACCACTACAGGCTCTACGACATGATATTCAGAAGGTTCATGACGAGCCAGATGAAGGCGGCAAAGCTCCTCATGGAGCGGGCCGTCATCGATGCAGGCGTTGGAAAGGCCGAGCTTGAAGGTTACGTGGAGATAATCGAGGACGGCTGGACGAAGCTCCGCTCGCCGAACTTCAGGCAGTTACCGAGGCTCAAAGAAGGGGCTAAACTTAAGGTCGTTGAAGCAAAGAAGTGGAAGGCACCAAAGGTTCAGCTGTACAGCCAGGGGGACATTATAGCGATGATGAAGGAGCGCAAGATAGGGCGGCCCTCCACCTACGCCAAGATAGTCCAGACGCTACTCCAGCGCTACTACGTTTTCGAGACCCGTGGGAGGAAGAAGCTCGTCCCGACGGACAAGGGAATCAAGGTCTACCACTATCTGGTCACAAAGTACAAGGATCTTGTCAGCGAGGAGAAGACGAGATCACTGGAGGAGAAGATGGATCTCATTGAGGAAGGTAAGCTAGACTACCTTAAGGTTCTATACGATCTTTATAACGAGATACTCTGCGGAGTCAAGGGAATCGGATGCTGA